From a single Epinephelus fuscoguttatus linkage group LG18, E.fuscoguttatus.final_Chr_v1 genomic region:
- the esm1 gene encoding endothelial cell-specific molecule 1 — protein sequence MRKLTRAKPCAKQSCSSLITIQPDAPEVTPLKSPRGAPLLLLFFPRHPKRQQPFHELSTPHPVMSFLLITVLSSLIVRDAEAWGANVKYAVNCPDRCNAERCGGTQRCTRTVLDDCGCCQVCAAGRGEHCYRTVSGMHGVKCGPGLFCEFYKDEDDYGDEYGICKDCLYGTYGVECRKTCDCKGGICDRETGACLTLRFFAKIASKLKTETQEGGEVGSGEVSTAQNSVQHTDRSTAPKRLNPR from the exons ATGAGGAAATTGACGAGAGCAAAGCCATGTGCAAAACAAAGTTGTTCATCGCTGATAACCATACAACCTGATGCACCAGAGGTCACTCCGCTCAAGTCTCCCAGAGGTGCTCCGCTTCTCCTGCTCTTCTTCCCGAGACATCCCAAAAGACAGCAGCCCTTCCACGAGCTCTCCACACCGCATCCAGTCATGTCTTTTCTCCTCATCACAGTGTTGTCCTCACTCATAGTGCGAGATGCTGAGGCGTGGGGCGCCAATGTCAAGTACGCGGTGAACTGCCCCGACAGATGCAACGCGGAGCGGTGCGGCGGGACGCAGCGGTGCACACGGACCGTCCTGGATGACTGCGGCTGTTGCCAGGTCTGTGCAGCCGGCAGAGGGGAGCACTGTTACCGCACGGTGTCGGGGATGCACGGGGTGAAGTGCGGACCGGGATTATTCTGCGAGTTCTACAAGGATGAGGACGATTATGGAGACGAATATGGGATTTGCAAAG ACTGCCTGTATGGAACCTACGGGGTTGAGTGCCGCAAGACATGCGACTGCAAAGGTGGCATATGTGACAGGGAGACAGGAGCTTGCCTCACCCTCAGATTCTTTGCCAAAATTGCCAGCAAGCTCAAGACTGAGACTCAAGAAG GGGGAGAGGTGGGCTCAGGAGAGGTCAGCACTGCCCAGAACTCAGTTCAACACACGGACAGATCCACTGCTCCAAAGCGGCTCAACCCTCGCTGA